The Astatotilapia calliptera chromosome 19, fAstCal1.2, whole genome shotgun sequence DNA segment ACTGTTGAAAACCTTTCTCCAAGTTTAGCCATTAGGATATCCCTGCTGCCCAATTACAGTGTGTTTACTACGAATACAAAGGCTATTCAGCATTGGCAGATACAAACAACAGTTCTCTGGACAAATTCGAAGGTCGGTGTGCGTTGGCAGTCCAGAGAAATCTCAGATGAATCTGGAACAAATGTTCgtgatgtgtatgtgtgttgtggATGACCTGTTTTATCGTGTGATGTCAATTTGTCATCATTGTGAAAAAACCTGGGGAGCTCAAACCAGCAATAATGTTGTGGCAGTTGCAGATATTTCTTATTCAGACATATTTTacctttttacattattttatgtgGGTGAGACAACAAAAGCACTTAAGAACATCTCAAAAAGATCTAAACTGAGAGTATTATGACATATATCaggaagaaacacagaaacagaagctgTGTGGGTATTTGAGCAAACACTCTCTGTAAGCTAAAGTCTCTGTGGAATAGCAGAAACAAGTATTTGTCGCTCTGTAAACCTGCTAAACGTTAGCTGATGACCAACTTCATAAAAGATTTTCAGTGCAATGGGATCACATTAGTTTTAATGCAATAAGTGCTAATCCCTCTCACCTGCTGAGTTTGACATCTGGAGAGAAGATTAGTTTTCCAGGATGATCCACTGACCTCCACATCAAGCCCAGCATGAGGATCTCCAACCAGCAGCACTTCAGCAGGTGGATTTGGTCTGTTAGACTCAACTCTACAAAGcctgaggagaggagaaaaaaaaggcctCTTTACACTTGGAAACCACCCACATTCTGCCTTCATGGAATTATGAGCACAAAACCCTAATCTATCCCAAATTGCACAATTGGAATCAGCACTTATTCACACATTCTTTTAGTTGTACGCCCAGATCCACCAGTCAAGTTGGAGCTTGATTACATGTCTGTGCAGACTAATAATAGTATGCATTACTGCAGTATGGGGTCACTTTGAGATGTATTTGTGtttgaaagaaaagcagctttgtttttatgtgaaatAACATTAAACTGATCATAAATGTTCTATATAACAATGATTCATCGGGGGAATCATTTCTTCATCACTCCTGTGTTTCATTGGCTCACTGCCTTATCCAGTGCAACATGATGTTCAACAAGACAGGAAATATGGTGAAAGAGCAGTAAAGGGTTCAGGCCAGCCTGGAATTAGACCAGAAACACTCACTGCTTGGAAGATTTTGTGGCCATCTGGTAATGTGTCTTAGCCAGCCAATCTATCAGGGCTCCCTGACCGTTGATATAGACACTGTTGCAAGGAACTTCTTTCTGTTGTATGACTACATAGAGCTCTACccagaaacagagagaaatgtACAGGGGTGGTGCAGGACATCTGTAACTTTGTAACAGACTGTTGCACAACCGGTGCCTCAGTGCCAAACATGTCAACAGACAGAGCTACTTTGATGGGGATTCTTTGATTGAATCTGGCCTCAAAAGTGGGTCAGCTAACACAGGTGACACCAGAGAGTCACATGACACTGACagccttcctgttttatttatgtctgAATGATTACAGCTCACATGTCACCACCATTCATaactggggcgatcgtggctcaagagttgggagttcgccttgtaatcggaaggttgccggttcaagccctggctcggacagtctcggtcgttgtgtccttgggcaagacacttcacccgttgcctactggtggtggtcagagggcccggtggcgccagtgtccggcagcctcacctctgtcagtgcaccccagggtggctgtggctacaatgtagcttgccatcaccagtgtgtgaatgggtggatgactggatatgtaaagtgctttggggtccttagggactagtaaagcgctatataaatacaggccatttaccattttaaacttgatttaatcctttagtgcaaaaaaaaaacaggatcaATCATGAAAAGCAACTTTATGGAAGGAACCAACACTGATACTAACATCACATCAGGCTGCTACATTTATTTGCACtcatctggcttttttttttcactatttgcttttaaaaaatatttggacCTCTAACTTCTTTTCAGTAATtcaattttaaaaaggtttattatgagaaaatgaaatatgtcaTTTACCAGTATTTGGATTCTTGCTAGAAGTCCCTTTGAGGCCTCTTGGGTAAGTTTCTACAACTAGATTTGCCCATTGATTGTTCTTTTGGATCACTGACTGGATATGAAGTGCATAGTATTGTCTTCAGGTGTGTCTGTAGCTATTCTGTGTGGATTACGTGGTTGCTTTAACTAAGCTACTGAAGAACAGTAAGACTTTTTACTCGAGGCTAGCTTGGCTGCGTGTACGTTGGCTTACTGTCATATGGATCTCCTTTTATTTAAGGCGCTTCTGTCCAGGTAACTGCTTTCTACTTAATGCTCTGAGAAGTCTTGCTGTACCTGCTATTGTGAAGCAGCCTCGCTACTATCATGTTTCACTGCAGGGATGGTATTAGCAGATGATGAGGAGTGCCTGGTGTTTAACAGGCAGtgcttagagcaggggtggcaAACATAAGACCTGGGGGCTGGAATTGCAccggcaaagactccaatctggcccacttgacagctttagaaaatgtgaatgAGTGGATAGATTTAGAACTttgaactgtattttcataaacGTTAGAGCTTTTTCTATTGATAAATACCCCACTGCCCACTGCCACTGCCACTGGACTGAAGTATCTTCATGTCATAatatattgtttagtttttataAAGCTCAAGAAAACTTTCCTGTGCCTTTTACCATGCTTTAGAATAAAGGCCTGATTGACAGAGAGATGGTTTCCTACAAAGAGAAGCTGCTCTTCTAAAGCCATGCTCAAGTCTTATCTTCCTGACCCCTTTCTGCTTGGTTACTTCAGTGACAAATTGTGGcaaactgctggctttaaattTCATTCCATCTTAAATCAACCTGGACCTTCTCCTCAAACATCTCTGATTTGCGTAAAAACTTTTGTGGTCTAAAGTTTGGACACATGGAGTGATTTctgtgaaatgttttgtttttgtcatggtcTGCGGCCTGGTGCCTGAGGAGCGGATGGGATGCCCACGCCTACGGGTGTGGCTGTCATctccacacctgcatcccattCCAGGCGATCGTCAGGAGGACTATTTAACCCCGCATGGCCGGCTGTTCCACGCCGGTCCGTTAGTCACCATTCAGCAGTAACTTGGCCCTCACGTGAAGGTGGATGTGGAATCTCTGGTTTCTTTTGAACTATGTTTATTCTTCTACTGTGTGCCCAAGTTATTGTTCGCCGTGTTTGAGCGTACACCTGCCTGTGCTGCACGCCTGGAGTTCAGATTAGCCACCGGTCATCATCTCCTCCGCCTTCCTGGAGCCCTCTCCCGCGGTCCCTCACCCCTCCCTCTAGTTCCCACGGCCCAGCCCTGATTGTAAGATAAATAGCTCTACCCCGTTGTATGCTGTTATCTCCCTGCTCCGCAGTAACTCTCTTCCCTTCTCTGTTGCAGCCTCCCACGGTCCCGATCATGGCGTTCCCAAGTTGTTATCTCCCGGTCCTTTGGTTCTAATATTAACACTGCGTGTTTTCCTTTGATCATTCCGGGACACTCTTTGAGAAATAAAAGTTATTCTGCGTGCATCCCGGCGTATTGTGCTTGCTTCTAGGTCCAGCTTGCGTGCTAGAACTACGGTTCTTGACAGTTTTACATATCGAACATTTTTCAGGATGTATAATTTTTGAAATACGGTCCATGTATCTGCCAATGAATGTAGATCCActttcaccatttttttttaactttcaaatTTGAGGAAATGtttaaacatgaacatttcaAAAACTCATTAAGATAAAAGGCTGGTATTTTCAGTGGCGTTTCTTACCATCAAAATGAATCATGACCTGTAATTTGGATTACAGCTGTCTTATTATTGGCtagttaaaatgtgaaaaaacatcatgcagTCCTACAAAttctgtcacgatcctgggtcttaggacccagtgttttgagttttagttcattttgatgtttatagtatgttAAGCTCTTTAGGTCtcctatgttcatttgcttattagttcccccttgtgtttccaacccatgttaagtctcccctgctcatcatgtgtttcatgtctgtgtcttacgttgtcaagttctggttatcatgtctgcgtctcattatgtttcctattttatttggAAGAGATCCTGTGCTTTTATATCATGGTttatgttttgagtcctttgatgtactgtttcttgtttccctgGATCTCAGTTATGGTTACCTTAGGTTTAGCTCTTTGGCTTTGTTatatggcttccctgtgttccatgttatgtccactgtgatgttttgtaccatgtttcaggttcctatgttctgtctccccagttgctgttaagtttgcGTGTTTTagaattcagtcagtgtgtttcctgttttactcatgtgagtgtttctagttttgcgtctgtctcgtccagcctgattactcccagctgtgctctccttctgtgtttcATTCCCTCgttgtccctctgtgtatttaggctctgtgtttctgtttgtcagtgtcgtagtctccctcatgctgtgtgtgattctcccTGTAGTTCCTGGTATACTTTATGTTTAGCTttcctagtttagtttagtactgtttttgtgtttcactttttgccagcattaaagctgtgtttttgagtttacgttttgtctccgtgagtttgcgtttgggtcctctcctgcctgccacacagccgaatcaTGACAAATTCCCATATTTGAggacaaatggtaaatggactggttcttatagagagcttttctactctatctgagCACTCTACACAAATAAATGCTTTCTATCTAAGATTCGCACAATCAACAcgaggttagtatcttgcccaagaatagACATGCAGGCTGGAGCAGACTGGGATTGACCCACCAACCTTCTGGTAGTAGGtgaccacctgagctacagccaccccaaaccCACTATAATAATCTCCATATTGCAAAAGATCACTACTGACAATTTCAGAATGGCAATTGAATCTTACAATATTGCAAAATAAAGAATGTagaacattttttaacacaaaattctttgtaacaaaaaagaaaaaatgtatgaCTGAGTagaattaaagaaaagaaaaacatttacttaGCAGTACTTGTGTGAAAGAGTTACATACAGACTGAACTGAGTAGCTTGGATCTTACCAGGGATCTTCTTGGCCCAGCTGATCATGAGAACCAGTTCCTTGTCTGCCAGGTTGGTGAGGGTCATCATCATGCTGGTCTCAGTGAACGGCTTTTTCAGGTCCTCCATGAGGTAGATCTCTGGCGGCTCTGCCTCCATGATTCGGGAAATGAACTCCTCTGGGTTCATGGTTGAGTGATGCGTGTGATTTGAGTGAGTGTGGACAGAGGTGTCTTCAGGTGTCCCCAGGTGAAGATGCCGTTGACCCCGAGAACCCAGTCCAACCCTTACCAAACTCTGACCTGTCGTATCCCGAGGCTGGGGTCCACCGCGACGGTGTCGAGCACCACGAAAGCCACAACGTTCACGCCTCACCCCTGGTGAATGAAGACAACAGACAGTTGCCGAATTACCTGCAACTTCTTTACACTTCGTGTGAGAAAAAGCTTGTGCTTTATGCAATAGaaggaaatatatatttttaacaatctaataagaacaaaaaaaaactggatcTATCTGAGCATTAGCAGACACTATGACCAGTCTACTGATAAGAAGAGCAAAGGcatttataaacacaatgcTTCATATGTCAAAGAGCAATCCCAGCTGCAGTTTAACACACCAAGGTTAGCCCAGAATCACAGAGCAGGCAACAGAATGGAATGTGCTGATCATAAGAAACACTAAAGGCCCAAAGAAACACTATTACCTATTTACATGTGTCacagaaataattaaaagtatttagaTGATTCTTACAGTCAGTGGAAGGAAGACTTGTCCTGCGTGCTTTTCAAAAAAGCTCAAAAGGTCTAATGAGCTCACAGACCTATTAACTGAGTCAATTTTAGCTCTGCTGTAAGACAAGAAATCATGAAATATCCCAATTCTAATGAAGATGAGTAAAAACCCACCGCACTTCATCATGCCCACTTCATAGCATTTACGTAGCCGGCAGGCTTGGCAGCTTTTACGCCGGTTCTTGTCAATAGTGCACTGATTTGTGGCAGGGCAAATGTAATCATTGTGTcctaataaaagaagaaaacacagtaatggaTTATTTCAGCTGATGAGAAGAAAAATTGTGAGTAAATATAAAGTAAAAAGGTCATACCTTGGATGCTTCTCTTGAAAAAAGCCTTGCAGCCCTCGCAGGACCACACACCGTAGTGATAGCCGGAGGCGTAGTCGTGGCACACGGCGCAGAAGTGCATGTCGGCTTTCCCTAGCGCAGATGAGCACGATGAGGATTTCACTCCTTCCGCTCCTTCAGATTTCTTTCCCAGCAGCTTGTTACAGCTGATGATGGAGCTGCAGAGGGGAAGCGAAGAATCGTTGAAAGGGACAGCTTGACATTAGAAATTTTAGCCCGTCATTCACCTGTCATTAGCTGTCCAACAGGTACTGTGTTGCTGAAAATGTCTCCATAACAGCATTTAAGTCAACTGGAAAAATCGCATCACAGATAGTATTTATCGATGCAACACGATAAGTGCCATCATAACCATTAACTGCTCACATTAATCAACAAATATAGAGGAGAACTGAAGacacaaaagaaacagaaattaattttataattaataaaaaaatattgctaTCATCTTTTAGCTTAATTGCTATTTTAAACACTGGTATCAGAATTTACTAGAATACGAACATACAATGAATTACTACACAACCAAGTGTAACATATTCCGCACATTTGTAACAGCCACCCTTCTGTGCAGACAGGAAGGGACGACGACCCACAGGAGCTTGTTTATCTGTTCTTATTTGGTGTCCATAGCAGGCGTCTAACTGGCTGTGGTTACAAGAGCAATGAACTTTAGTTACATATAGAACAATTATGTTCTgtgaaatctttcttttttatggtGGCACTAGATTAGTCTCGTTTGGGTTCCCCCTTTCCGAGGGCTGTACAACAAAGGAGGTTAAAATAGTTCCCGAGTTATGTTAAGCTTAAATTCAGATTTGTCACCGTCACAGAGGTGGCTCGCTTTTAGCCGCGGTAACTTGGCCAAACACATGACCTGATCTGGAGAAGAGATTAGAGATCTGATTCAAAATCAGCTAGAAGTTGTGTGAtgcagaaaatgtgaaaagtatTGCCACTTTTTtggatatttgtcacacttgcaTGTTTCACATTATTCAGTTATCTTTGTCTGTATTGGTTTTGTCTGTATTGGTCTGTAAAATGGTTTTTAAATGGCAATTTCATTTATTGAGGGAAGAAATC contains these protein-coding regions:
- the esr2b gene encoding estrogen receptor 2b isoform X2, coding for MTSSPALDANPLPLLQLEEVDSSKATERVSSPGLLPAMYSPPVGMDSHTICIPSPYTDSNHDYNHGHGPFTFYSPSMLSYTRSPITDSPSSLCPPLSPSAFWPSHTHHNVPSLTLHCTQPLVYNEPSPHAPWLDPKVHSISPSSSIISCNKLLGKKSEGAEGVKSSSCSSALGKADMHFCAVCHDYASGYHYGVWSCEGCKAFFKRSIQGHNDYICPATNQCTIDKNRRKSCQACRLRKCYEVGMMKCGVRRERCGFRGARHRRGGPQPRDTTGQSLVRVGLGSRGQRHLHLGTPEDTSVHTHSNHTHHSTMNPEEFISRIMEAEPPEIYLMEDLKKPFTETSMMMTLTNLADKELVLMISWAKKIPGFVELSLTDQIHLLKCCWLEILMLGLMWRSVDHPGKLIFSPDVKLSREEGQCVEGIMEIFDMLLAATSRFRELKLQREEYVCLKAMILLNSSLCTSSPQTPEELESRNKLLHLLDSVIDALVWAISKLGLSTQQQTLRLGHLTMLLSHIRHVRYTQNGGSIMSDFLTCSR